A window of the Kosakonia radicincitans DSM 16656 genome harbors these coding sequences:
- a CDS encoding putative urea ABC transporter substrate-binding protein gives MKKSPLFRSLVLSLAMLVSLPTFAAVKKEFNVCWTIYAGWMPWGTISSSKIIDKWASKYGIKINVVQLNDYIESINQYTAGQFDGCTMTNMDALTIPAAGGVDSTALILGSYSEGNDGVVMKGEGKTLKDLKGMKVYLPELSVSHYLLVRGLEKAGLAEKDVTVVNTSDADIVSAFGTPNVQAAVAWNPQLSVIKATPKTTEVFSSSQVPGELIDMMVVNSATLKDNPALGKALTGAWYEMMGLMKAQDATALNSMAAASGTDLAGYKAQLKTTHLFYTPADNIAFVTSAELAKTMQRVASFSFEKGLLGDGAQSADFIGMTFPGNVTQGDANNVKLRFDDSFVKMAAAGKL, from the coding sequence ATGAAGAAATCTCCATTGTTCCGCTCTCTTGTGTTGTCGCTGGCGATGCTGGTCAGTCTCCCCACCTTTGCCGCCGTGAAAAAAGAGTTCAACGTCTGCTGGACCATTTACGCCGGATGGATGCCGTGGGGCACCATCAGCAGTAGCAAAATCATTGATAAATGGGCCAGCAAATACGGTATCAAGATCAATGTCGTGCAACTGAACGACTATATCGAATCCATCAACCAGTACACCGCCGGCCAGTTTGATGGCTGCACCATGACCAATATGGATGCGCTGACCATTCCGGCTGCGGGCGGCGTTGACAGTACGGCGCTGATCCTCGGCAGTTACTCCGAAGGCAACGACGGTGTCGTAATGAAAGGTGAGGGCAAAACCCTCAAAGATTTGAAAGGGATGAAAGTCTACCTGCCAGAACTCTCCGTTTCTCACTATCTGCTGGTGCGCGGGCTGGAAAAAGCCGGGCTGGCGGAGAAAGACGTCACCGTGGTGAACACCTCCGATGCGGATATTGTCTCGGCGTTTGGTACGCCAAATGTGCAGGCTGCCGTCGCCTGGAACCCGCAGCTCTCCGTGATTAAAGCCACGCCGAAAACCACCGAAGTCTTTAGCTCCTCGCAGGTGCCGGGCGAGTTGATCGACATGATGGTGGTCAACAGCGCCACCCTGAAAGATAATCCGGCGCTGGGTAAAGCGCTGACCGGCGCATGGTATGAAATGATGGGGCTGATGAAAGCGCAGGACGCCACGGCGCTTAATTCGATGGCCGCCGCTTCCGGTACCGATCTGGCTGGTTACAAGGCGCAACTGAAAACCACCCACCTGTTCTACACCCCGGCGGACAATATTGCTTTTGTGACGTCAGCGGAGCTGGCGAAAACCATGCAGCGCGTTGCGTCATTCTCCTTTGAAAAAGGCCTGCTCGGCGATGGTGCGCAGAGCGCGGATTTTATCGGTATGACCTTCCCCGGCAATGTTACGCAGGGCGATGCGAATAACGTGAAACTGCGCTTTGACGACAGCTTCGTGAAGATGGCCGCTGCCGGCAAGCTGTGA
- a CDS encoding glutathione S-transferase family protein, with translation MLKILGKTSSINVRKVLWTCEEAGLDYLQEDYGSGFASTETDAFRALNPNAMVPVLLDDEFVLWESNSICRYLARKTGRSDLLPAEPQACAIVEHWMDWQATEFNNAWRYVFPALARKNPAFNDPKAIEAGIKEWNHCISILEQQLQRTGAFAAGDTFTLADVVLGLSVNRWKMTPFEHPEVPAIDAWFARLNQRPAFLRHGNNGMV, from the coding sequence ATGCTCAAAATCCTTGGCAAAACCTCTTCTATCAATGTGCGTAAAGTGTTGTGGACCTGCGAGGAAGCGGGGCTGGATTATTTACAGGAAGATTACGGCAGCGGTTTTGCCTCGACCGAGACCGACGCATTCCGCGCACTGAACCCGAACGCCATGGTGCCCGTTCTGCTGGATGATGAGTTTGTGCTGTGGGAATCGAACTCGATTTGCCGCTATCTGGCGCGTAAAACGGGGCGCAGCGATCTGTTACCTGCCGAACCGCAGGCCTGCGCCATTGTGGAGCACTGGATGGACTGGCAAGCCACCGAGTTTAACAACGCCTGGCGCTATGTCTTCCCCGCGCTGGCGCGCAAAAACCCGGCCTTTAATGATCCAAAAGCCATTGAGGCGGGTATCAAAGAGTGGAACCACTGCATCTCCATTCTGGAGCAGCAACTGCAACGCACCGGCGCCTTTGCCGCGGGCGATACCTTTACACTGGCAGATGTGGTGCTGGGGCTGTCGGTGAACCGCTGGAAAATGACGCCGTTTGAACATCCGGAGGTGCCGGCTATCGACGCGTGGTTTGCGCGGCTGAACCAGCGCCCGGCGTTTTTGCGCCATGGTAATAATGGGATGGTATAG
- a CDS encoding NUDIX hydrolase, which yields MKRGRYCLSVAVFVLLRKENHICMLKRTGTGWMDGWYSLPAGGLEENETLATAAAREAKEESGVLIAPQDLRLSHSMHVRTEDRSWMGHFFTCTRWEGEPHIAEPDKHGDMHWQAIADLPQNTIPYVRQAVQQIIAGQPYSEYGW from the coding sequence ATGAAACGAGGAAGATACTGCCTGTCGGTTGCCGTTTTTGTCCTGCTGCGCAAAGAAAATCATATCTGCATGTTGAAACGTACCGGCACGGGCTGGATGGACGGTTGGTACAGCCTGCCTGCCGGTGGGCTGGAGGAGAATGAAACGCTGGCGACGGCAGCGGCCAGAGAAGCCAAAGAGGAGAGCGGCGTGCTGATTGCCCCGCAGGATCTTCGCTTAAGCCATTCGATGCATGTCCGCACGGAAGACCGCTCATGGATGGGGCATTTTTTTACCTGCACCCGCTGGGAAGGCGAACCACACATTGCCGAGCCGGACAAGCACGGCGATATGCACTGGCAGGCCATTGCGGATTTGCCGCAAAACACTATCCCGTATGTCCGGCAGGCGGTTCAGCAGATTATCGCGGGGCAGCCCTACTCAGAATACGGCTGGTGA
- a CDS encoding NAD(P)-dependent alcohol dehydrogenase → MKINALVARDAANPLTSGTINLRPLQQQDVSIEILYCGVCHSDLHMARNEWAVSRYPLVPGHEIVGRVVATGAAVTKYQPGDIVGVGVMVDSCRECHFCKQQEEQYCETGFTATYNGIDKYTGDSTWGGYAQRVVVDQHFVVSVPKNLPLAGVAPLLCAGVTVWSPLRHFNVKAGDAVGVVGLGGLGHMAVKLASAMGAEVTLFTTSPEKGADARRLGATRVVVSRDAAQMAACQTSLDFILDCVAAPHDLDPYLATLKTNGRLVLVGIPDRPHAAPDITPMVFRRLSISGSSIGSIQETQQMLDFCGEHNITADIEMINGEEIEMAFARMLKGEVKYRFVIDMQATRW, encoded by the coding sequence ATGAAAATCAATGCATTAGTTGCACGCGATGCGGCTAACCCTCTGACTTCCGGCACGATTAATCTGCGCCCGCTGCAACAGCAGGACGTGAGTATCGAGATCCTTTACTGCGGCGTTTGCCACTCGGATCTGCACATGGCGCGTAACGAATGGGCGGTGAGTCGCTATCCGCTGGTGCCGGGGCATGAAATCGTCGGCCGCGTGGTGGCAACCGGCGCGGCGGTAACGAAATATCAACCTGGCGATATCGTTGGTGTCGGTGTGATGGTCGATTCCTGCCGTGAATGTCACTTCTGCAAACAGCAGGAAGAGCAGTATTGCGAAACGGGCTTTACCGCCACCTACAACGGCATCGATAAATATACCGGCGACAGTACCTGGGGCGGTTATGCGCAGCGCGTGGTTGTCGATCAGCACTTTGTCGTTTCTGTACCGAAAAACTTGCCGTTGGCGGGCGTTGCGCCGCTGCTCTGCGCTGGGGTCACCGTCTGGTCGCCGCTGCGCCATTTCAACGTTAAAGCTGGCGATGCGGTGGGCGTCGTCGGCCTTGGCGGGCTGGGGCATATGGCGGTGAAACTGGCGAGCGCGATGGGCGCAGAAGTGACGCTGTTTACCACCTCGCCGGAGAAGGGCGCCGATGCCCGCCGCCTTGGAGCAACGCGCGTTGTCGTTTCCCGCGATGCCGCGCAGATGGCCGCCTGCCAGACCTCGCTGGATTTTATTCTTGACTGTGTTGCCGCACCGCACGATCTCGATCCATATCTGGCCACCTTAAAAACCAATGGCCGCCTGGTGCTGGTTGGCATTCCGGATCGGCCACACGCCGCGCCGGACATTACGCCCATGGTTTTTCGTCGCCTGAGCATCAGCGGTTCATCGATTGGCAGCATTCAGGAAACTCAGCAGATGCTGGACTTCTGCGGCGAACATAACATCACCGCTGATATCGAAATGATTAACGGTGAAGAGATTGAAATGGCGTTTGCCCGCATGCTGAAAGGCGAGGTGAAGTATCGCTTTGTTATCGATATGCAGGCCACGCGCTGGTAA
- a CDS encoding winged helix-turn-helix transcriptional regulator, with the protein MPAWVDGKLFFYADSPPRRLMDLFSVKWSTMVLHALYHWPEGRARTGELQRSLQGISKKMLFQTLKELEQRGLIVRHVYDVVPPRVDYRLTALGKTFAEPIEQMYQWGLENQAALDEMEKNYRTPE; encoded by the coding sequence ATGCCAGCCTGGGTCGACGGCAAACTCTTTTTCTATGCGGATTCGCCGCCGCGTCGTTTGATGGATCTTTTTTCAGTGAAATGGAGCACCATGGTGCTGCATGCGTTGTATCACTGGCCGGAAGGACGCGCCCGTACCGGCGAACTGCAACGTAGCCTGCAAGGCATTTCGAAAAAGATGCTGTTTCAGACGCTAAAGGAGCTGGAGCAACGCGGGCTGATCGTGCGCCACGTTTATGACGTAGTGCCGCCCAGGGTGGATTACCGGCTCACGGCGCTGGGTAAAACCTTTGCCGAACCGATCGAACAGATGTATCAGTGGGGGCTGGAAAACCAGGCCGCGCTGGATGAAATGGAAAAGAACTACCGCACGCCGGAATAA
- a CDS encoding GNAT family N-acetyltransferase: MIATQEWRKEGYLITTDKEKQDIAAIHRYLTRSTWAAGIDRETVAISVQNSLNFGLFHNGEQVGFARLVTDYATFAYLCDVYVLEEYQGEKLGRWLIACCHAHPVFAKLRRIVLFTSTAPWLYEKFGYQPVNRQNYTWTIARPDIYQNAKKPADQSER; the protein is encoded by the coding sequence ATGATAGCGACACAGGAATGGCGTAAAGAGGGTTATCTGATCACCACCGATAAAGAGAAGCAGGATATCGCGGCAATCCACCGTTATTTGACCCGTTCCACATGGGCGGCGGGTATTGATCGCGAAACGGTGGCTATCTCCGTACAAAACAGCCTGAATTTCGGTCTTTTTCACAACGGTGAGCAGGTCGGTTTTGCCCGGCTGGTGACGGATTACGCCACGTTTGCTTATCTTTGCGACGTATATGTGCTGGAGGAGTATCAGGGGGAGAAGCTGGGCCGCTGGCTGATCGCCTGCTGCCACGCGCATCCGGTTTTCGCGAAATTACGCCGGATCGTGCTATTTACCTCCACCGCCCCCTGGCTGTACGAGAAGTTCGGCTATCAACCGGTTAACCGGCAAAATTACACCTGGACCATCGCCCGGCCAGATATTTACCAGAACGCCAAAAAACCGGCCGATCAATCTGAGCGTTAA
- a CDS encoding alpha/beta hydrolase translates to MHRRFYAARLAALVVLLLCSKTVFSRPDMTPLGPNIADKGSAFYHFAVNTFDSTDGKRHYKVWTAIPKKSPPAAGYPVLYLLDGNAVMDKLSEPLLQKLSERDPPVLVAVGYQTDLPFDLTARAYDYTPAAEGEPQNLRGRQGGGSALFRQLLETTIAPQAEKGVAVNPQKRALWGHSYGGLLVLESYLSSTFFSAYYSAVPSLERNNFTLLKAMGRLPKASFSHKSLWFLEGDGDRKANDENATSGVLSAIQHRVSRLRADDLPVTYLLYPGLTHGAMFDVSMKAAILHMSGEALPASH, encoded by the coding sequence ATGCATCGTCGTTTTTATGCCGCGCGCCTGGCCGCGCTGGTTGTGCTGCTGCTTTGTTCGAAAACCGTTTTTTCACGGCCTGATATGACCCCGCTCGGGCCGAATATCGCCGATAAGGGGTCGGCATTTTACCATTTTGCCGTCAATACTTTTGATTCCACCGACGGCAAGCGGCATTACAAAGTGTGGACCGCGATACCGAAAAAAAGTCCTCCCGCGGCCGGTTATCCGGTGCTGTATCTGCTGGATGGCAATGCGGTAATGGACAAGCTTTCGGAGCCGCTGTTGCAGAAATTGTCAGAACGCGATCCGCCGGTGCTGGTGGCGGTCGGTTATCAGACCGATCTGCCTTTTGATCTGACGGCCAGGGCCTACGATTACACACCTGCCGCAGAAGGAGAGCCGCAAAATCTGCGTGGCCGTCAGGGCGGTGGCAGCGCGCTTTTCCGTCAGTTGCTGGAAACCACCATCGCGCCGCAGGCCGAAAAAGGCGTTGCGGTAAATCCGCAGAAACGGGCGCTGTGGGGGCACTCTTACGGCGGGTTATTGGTGCTGGAGAGTTATCTCTCATCGACATTTTTTAGCGCTTATTACTCGGCTGTACCTTCGCTGGAGCGGAACAACTTTACGTTGCTCAAAGCGATGGGCAGGTTGCCGAAAGCGTCATTCAGCCATAAATCGCTGTGGTTTCTCGAAGGTGATGGCGACCGCAAGGCCAATGATGAAAACGCCACGTCCGGTGTATTAAGCGCTATACAACACAGGGTTTCCCGCCTGCGCGCTGATGATTTGCCGGTTACGTATTTGCTCTATCCTGGGCTGACGCACGGCGCGATGTTTGACGTGTCGATGAAGGCGGCAATATTGCATATGTCCGGCGAGGCGCTGCCCGCATCGCATTAA
- a CDS encoding YbjP/YqhG family protein, which yields MRLIISLLLACYLPFASANTATDVQKNITEFYTFYLHELDKTPPDEMAKMEKMHKWVSGKLLARIAAIYNMPEQELLGADYFTYSQDYDPAWIPRLKVSPAYPDGDNLKLDVWLGIEDNKLAHLQVWTCKEDGQWKIFRVIDAGEHIEQKLY from the coding sequence ATGCGTTTAATAATCTCATTATTGCTCGCGTGTTATCTGCCCTTCGCCAGCGCAAATACTGCCACCGATGTGCAGAAAAATATTACGGAATTCTATACCTTTTATCTGCATGAATTAGATAAAACACCGCCGGATGAAATGGCCAAAATGGAGAAAATGCACAAGTGGGTCTCCGGTAAATTACTGGCCCGCATTGCAGCTATCTATAATATGCCTGAACAGGAGTTGCTGGGAGCCGACTATTTCACCTACAGCCAGGATTATGATCCGGCGTGGATCCCACGCCTGAAAGTTTCTCCGGCGTATCCTGATGGGGATAATCTTAAGCTCGATGTCTGGCTGGGTATAGAAGATAACAAGCTGGCGCATCTGCAGGTCTGGACATGCAAGGAAGACGGACAATGGAAAATCTTCCGGGTTATTGATGCCGGGGAACATATCGAACAAAAATTGTATTAA
- a CDS encoding CapA family protein, whose protein sequence is MSNNAHQRGWQSAELERLLGSKWHVQPGTDWRADNIALTMVDTQKNNGKCLFIAMDEKTWHAGSGNMGIYAGWKDTHEVLKNNYHHFCGAIVQHYLAELPDGFPQMVVENTYDVLPVLADEARRRMNGTIIAITGTVGKSSTKDLLHMLLAEEGATIATQGNHNTRTGTMVSLARCITDPQHAVLEVAISALWMQSGGAGTRIKPHIVIITEIGMTQVGRNVKTLRDTARFKTRLCNAILPGGYAILNRDMDEYDFVSQEAIRYGARVISYGFHPQADVPVTNYAAETDHSIIEILFNGTAIKYQLNVPGKGMARNSVAALIAIHFSGGDINKAAGRIADYRNHKNKLQTGTMTLPGGGSVTLIDDNYNATLTSMCNAFEVASLYQMRPGQRRVAVLGRLATLGELAKESHIALAEPLLQAGFDRVWLHGEEMRDLMAVLPAGRVSGHFTRVDEMAESVMAGLKAGDVVLVKGSVSDSDFHQIVRRMKNISRRAAPALKEGQTAGVLINLSRGEQVVSCHADAVFEPLHLSHLLLITQLAARQNKNNSALTTPITAKTVPAGILQKGPALGLKAGQEYSVKCLLQAMIIHNARDAAVNLAHYLAGDTAAALSRVQAQAKALKMTQTQISNVSGRLWRQQQTTVQDIAQLVRHFYHHFPHFLHWFAESEMVSGERLYRKSSNIQAAGRASYSYSSGGTPRWGFAIHRHGGELWLACAAGADDAFHLDYLLDELLAQAEGEATVVNDEQVITFDKNDITVALLGDTYCGEWYTRQRQRRGIDDGLQRYGYDHAFLGIAPLLAGSDLTIANFEAALTESTQGTLAGRKPFCLTGDPLATTVTLKNHGIDAVTLANNHAMDAGIAGLRRTLDAFHQQGISTFGAGMNATQAHAPLTLAINDRRFKFFSAYWFRQYMEQDCAFYAQPRRAGVACISGGLTEKLREEKRSDDPATLIVLAHWGQDYQWTRPQQRQLAKRLMDAGADLIIGSGPHIPGDILRTGQGWVLYSIGNGVFNSNGEYQSRGMPPYGFIVRLSLGGTQPALELQPIFTDNQQTFWQPRPVSETEFEHVITILREQGTRITEQPRQEGAWIKRQKNARPVIVLPLDIRFAGR, encoded by the coding sequence ATGTCAAACAATGCACATCAGCGAGGATGGCAAAGCGCGGAGCTTGAGCGTTTGCTGGGCAGTAAATGGCACGTACAACCTGGCACAGACTGGCGGGCAGATAATATTGCGCTAACCATGGTTGATACCCAAAAAAATAACGGTAAATGTTTATTTATCGCGATGGATGAAAAAACCTGGCATGCCGGTTCCGGGAATATGGGTATTTATGCGGGCTGGAAAGATACTCATGAAGTATTAAAAAATAATTATCATCACTTCTGTGGCGCAATTGTTCAGCATTATCTTGCGGAGCTTCCTGACGGGTTTCCGCAAATGGTTGTGGAAAATACCTATGATGTATTACCGGTTCTCGCCGATGAAGCACGCCGTCGGATGAATGGCACCATTATTGCTATCACCGGTACGGTAGGGAAATCATCGACGAAAGATTTATTACATATGTTGCTGGCGGAGGAGGGGGCCACGATTGCGACACAAGGGAACCATAATACCCGAACCGGAACGATGGTAAGCCTTGCTCGCTGTATTACCGATCCACAACATGCGGTGCTGGAAGTGGCTATTTCCGCATTATGGATGCAGTCTGGCGGCGCGGGGACGCGAATAAAACCCCACATTGTTATCATCACGGAAATAGGCATGACGCAGGTGGGGCGTAATGTGAAAACATTGCGTGATACTGCACGTTTTAAAACACGGTTATGCAATGCGATTTTACCTGGCGGCTACGCGATATTAAATCGTGATATGGATGAATATGATTTTGTATCTCAGGAGGCTATTCGCTACGGCGCCCGCGTAATCAGTTATGGTTTTCATCCGCAGGCTGATGTTCCTGTCACAAATTATGCAGCGGAAACGGACCACTCAATAATAGAAATTTTATTCAACGGCACGGCAATTAAATATCAACTGAATGTGCCGGGAAAAGGCATGGCGAGAAATTCTGTTGCTGCGCTAATTGCCATTCATTTTTCAGGCGGCGATATCAATAAAGCGGCCGGACGTATTGCAGATTACCGTAATCATAAAAATAAATTACAAACCGGGACAATGACGCTGCCTGGCGGCGGTTCGGTGACGCTAATTGATGACAACTATAACGCTACGCTGACCTCAATGTGCAATGCATTTGAAGTTGCCTCCCTGTATCAAATGCGTCCAGGGCAACGGCGTGTTGCGGTTCTCGGGCGGCTGGCAACCCTCGGCGAACTGGCTAAAGAGAGCCATATTGCCCTGGCGGAACCTCTGCTGCAGGCTGGTTTTGATCGGGTCTGGTTGCATGGCGAAGAGATGCGGGATTTGATGGCCGTGTTGCCTGCCGGACGGGTCAGCGGCCACTTTACCCGGGTTGACGAGATGGCTGAAAGCGTGATGGCCGGGCTGAAAGCGGGGGATGTGGTTCTGGTAAAAGGCAGCGTCAGTGACTCCGACTTCCATCAGATCGTCAGGCGAATGAAAAATATCAGCCGTCGTGCGGCGCCAGCGTTAAAAGAGGGTCAGACGGCGGGTGTGTTGATCAATCTTTCCCGCGGTGAGCAGGTGGTGTCGTGCCATGCTGATGCGGTTTTCGAACCCTTGCATTTAAGTCATCTGTTATTAATTACGCAACTTGCTGCCCGGCAGAACAAAAACAACAGCGCGCTGACCACCCCCATCACCGCGAAAACGGTGCCTGCCGGTATTTTGCAAAAAGGCCCGGCATTGGGGCTGAAAGCGGGACAAGAGTACAGCGTAAAATGTCTGCTGCAGGCGATGATCATTCACAACGCCAGAGATGCCGCCGTTAACCTGGCGCATTATCTGGCCGGCGATACGGCGGCGGCGCTTTCGCGCGTGCAGGCGCAGGCAAAGGCGCTGAAGATGACGCAGACGCAAATCAGTAATGTGTCGGGGCGGTTGTGGCGGCAGCAGCAAACAACGGTGCAGGATATCGCGCAGCTGGTTCGCCATTTTTACCACCATTTTCCTCATTTTCTGCACTGGTTTGCCGAAAGCGAAATGGTGTCTGGCGAGCGGCTTTACCGCAAGAGCAGCAACATTCAGGCCGCAGGCCGCGCCAGCTACAGCTATAGCTCCGGCGGGACACCGCGCTGGGGATTTGCCATTCATCGCCACGGCGGCGAGCTATGGCTGGCCTGTGCCGCTGGTGCAGATGATGCTTTTCATCTCGATTATTTATTGGATGAATTGTTAGCGCAGGCGGAAGGAGAGGCAACGGTGGTTAATGATGAGCAGGTCATCACCTTCGATAAAAACGACATTACCGTGGCGCTGCTGGGCGACACCTATTGTGGCGAGTGGTACACGCGCCAGCGTCAGCGCCGCGGCATCGATGATGGGCTGCAACGTTACGGTTACGATCACGCGTTCCTCGGCATTGCGCCGCTACTGGCGGGGAGCGATCTGACGATCGCGAATTTTGAAGCGGCGCTCACCGAGAGCACGCAAGGCACGCTGGCGGGGCGTAAACCCTTTTGTCTTACCGGCGATCCGCTCGCGACAACGGTGACCTTAAAAAATCATGGCATTGATGCTGTGACGCTGGCAAATAATCATGCAATGGACGCGGGGATCGCCGGGCTACGTCGTACACTGGATGCTTTTCATCAGCAAGGAATATCAACGTTTGGCGCGGGAATGAATGCCACACAGGCGCATGCGCCGTTGACGCTGGCGATCAACGACAGGCGTTTTAAATTTTTCAGCGCTTACTGGTTTCGACAATATATGGAGCAGGATTGCGCTTTCTACGCGCAGCCCCGCCGCGCAGGCGTTGCCTGTATCAGTGGAGGATTAACGGAAAAGCTGCGCGAGGAAAAACGCAGCGACGATCCGGCAACGCTGATTGTGCTGGCTCACTGGGGGCAAGATTATCAATGGACACGCCCTCAGCAGCGCCAGCTTGCGAAGCGGTTGATGGATGCTGGCGCCGATCTGATTATTGGCTCCGGCCCGCATATTCCTGGCGATATCCTGCGTACCGGGCAAGGCTGGGTGCTCTACAGCATTGGTAATGGCGTGTTCAACAGCAACGGAGAGTATCAGTCACGCGGAATGCCGCCGTACGGTTTTATCGTGCGTTTGTCCTTAGGGGGCACACAGCCAGCGCTGGAATTACAGCCCATTTTTACCGATAACCAGCAAACATTCTGGCAGCCCCGGCCGGTGAGTGAAACCGAGTTCGAACATGTCATTACGATTTTGCGTGAACAGGGAACGCGCATTACAGAACAACCGCGGCAAGAGGGCGCGTGGATTAAACGTCAGAAAAATGCTCGCCCGGTCATTGTGCTGCCGCTGGATATCCGATTTGCCGGACGTTAA
- a CDS encoding alpha/beta hydrolase family protein yields MLFPLRIGIITLFFLSVSVYADIPLLWNQKAISSNCPITADEVWVKYDGGVDCIRYFAGGNMQNAPLVVVVFLGDRVPFIKRDPQTIPANTATAQRKIAQKFSIRTGLPVVIVARPGTYGSSGNHYNRRQRAEFLALNATLDKLRQQYNIGQFILTGHSGGATAASALLTLGRNDIRCAILTSGAWDLLNRAEVLRKERGERSDAGKDITGLDNPYDPLYHIDNIPPDPQRQILIIGNLQDQITPFELQVKFARALRDKHHRVALIESPAYPPEYHNLKGNQELKYVKQCTSARMAKRGA; encoded by the coding sequence ATGTTATTTCCACTGCGTATCGGAATAATCACATTATTTTTTTTATCCGTTTCTGTTTATGCGGATATACCCTTGTTATGGAATCAAAAAGCCATTAGCAGTAATTGTCCCATTACGGCTGATGAAGTCTGGGTAAAATATGATGGCGGAGTTGACTGTATTCGCTATTTTGCAGGTGGAAATATGCAGAATGCACCCCTGGTGGTGGTGGTATTTCTGGGCGATCGTGTGCCTTTTATCAAGCGCGATCCTCAAACTATTCCGGCAAATACCGCGACGGCACAACGAAAAATCGCACAAAAATTCAGTATACGAACCGGCCTGCCGGTCGTTATTGTTGCCAGACCAGGGACTTACGGCTCCAGCGGTAATCACTATAATCGTCGGCAACGTGCTGAATTTCTGGCGTTAAACGCCACGCTGGACAAGTTGCGACAACAATACAATATCGGGCAGTTTATTTTGACAGGCCATAGTGGCGGCGCAACTGCGGCTTCAGCATTATTAACGCTCGGGCGTAATGATATTCGCTGTGCGATTTTAACGTCAGGAGCATGGGATCTTCTTAATCGGGCAGAAGTGCTGCGTAAAGAACGTGGTGAGCGCAGCGATGCAGGGAAAGATATTACCGGCCTGGATAATCCTTATGATCCGCTCTACCACATTGATAATATTCCTCCTGACCCGCAGCGTCAGATTCTGATCATTGGTAATCTTCAGGATCAAATCACCCCCTTTGAACTTCAGGTTAAATTTGCACGCGCATTGCGTGATAAACATCATCGCGTCGCTTTAATTGAATCGCCTGCATATCCCCCTGAATATCATAATCTTAAAGGCAATCAAGAGTTAAAGTATGTCAAACAATGCACATCAGCGAGGATGGCAAAGCGCGGAGCTTGA
- the lapG gene encoding cysteine protease LapG: MNGRLYSTRAGHGRQRYLCFWLLLVFLFSPGGLAARWDFNAINSRTHQLYGTATPAAQQRIDQWAILVNNPPQESIKGKLNRVNQFFNQRMLFRDDKLVWGTEDYWATPIEFLRKGEGDCEDYALAKYFTLREIGVPASQLRITYVKAVKLNQAHMVVTWYATPDAIPLVLDNLNTAILPATQRPDLLPVYAFNGEGLWLPRAGGNKRVGDSKRLSRWQELLTRMRAEGFVIQE, encoded by the coding sequence ATGAACGGGCGCCTCTACTCAACCAGAGCAGGCCATGGCAGGCAGCGATATTTGTGCTTCTGGTTGTTGCTTGTGTTTCTTTTTTCTCCCGGCGGATTGGCGGCGAGATGGGATTTCAATGCCATTAATTCCCGCACGCACCAGTTATATGGCACAGCGACGCCAGCAGCTCAGCAACGGATTGATCAATGGGCAATATTGGTGAATAACCCGCCGCAGGAATCGATTAAAGGAAAGTTAAATCGTGTGAACCAGTTTTTTAATCAACGCATGCTTTTTCGCGATGACAAGCTGGTCTGGGGAACGGAAGACTACTGGGCAACACCGATTGAATTTTTACGTAAAGGTGAAGGCGACTGCGAGGATTATGCATTAGCCAAATATTTCACATTGCGCGAAATTGGCGTGCCTGCCAGCCAGTTACGCATCACCTATGTCAAAGCAGTAAAACTGAACCAGGCGCATATGGTGGTGACGTGGTATGCCACGCCGGATGCGATCCCGTTGGTACTGGATAATTTGAATACCGCAATTTTACCGGCCACGCAGCGTCCGGATCTTCTGCCGGTTTATGCATTTAACGGCGAGGGGCTATGGCTGCCAAGAGCCGGGGGAAATAAACGTGTCGGCGACAGTAAGCGCTTATCCCGCTGGCAGGAGCTTCTCACAAGAATGCGGGCGGAAGGATTTGTCATTCAAGAATAG